One window of Triticum dicoccoides isolate Atlit2015 ecotype Zavitan chromosome 5A, WEW_v2.0, whole genome shotgun sequence genomic DNA carries:
- the LOC119302058 gene encoding heat shock 70 kDa protein, mitochondrial-like, with protein MAIGSLLASRLARSGHALATRAIAQAPRTHQHHHATSPLLSRLGAVARAFSSRPAAADVIGIDLGTTNSCVSVMEGKTPRVIENAEGARTTPSIVATNSKGEILIGITASRQAVTNAENTVRGSKRLIGRAFDDPQTQKEMNMVPYKIVRGTNGDAWVEMAGKSYSPSQIGAFVLTKMKETAEAYLGKSVSKAVITVPAYFNDAQRQATKDAGRIAGLEVMRIINEPTAAALSYGMNNKEGLIAVFDLGGGTFDVSILEISNGVFEVKATNGDTFLGGEDFDATLLNYLVSEYKNSDNIDLSKDKLALQRLREAAEKAKVELSSTPQTEINLPFITADASGAKHFNITLTRSKFESLVGNLIERTRIPCTNCLKDAGVSAKEIDEVLLVGGMTRVPKVQDIVSQIFGKSPSKGVNPDEAVAMGAAIQGGILRGDVKELLLLDVTPLSLGIETLGGIFTRLINRNTTIPTKKSQTFSTAADNQTQVGIKVLQGEREMATDNKLLGEFQLEGIPPAPRGMPQIEVTFDIDANGIVKVSAKDKSTGKEQDITIKSSGGLSDSDIEKMVKEAELNSQRDQERKSLIDLRNSADTTIYSIEKSVSEYKDKVPAEVVTEIQSAVSDLRAAMAGDDLDAIKQKLEAANKAVSKIGQHMQGGGGAAGGDSGSSGGGDQTPEAEYQDPKEAKM; from the exons ATGGCCATCGGATCTCTCCTCGCCTCGCGGCTGGCCAGGTCCGGCCACGCCCTCGCCACGCGCGCCATCGCTCAG GCTCCCAGGACACATCAGCATCATCACGCGACGTCTCCCCTGCTCTCCAGGCTCGGAGCCGTGGCCCGCGCTTTCAG CTCAAGGCCCGCTGCCGCCGATGTCATCGGGATCGATTTGGGCACGACTAACTCATGTGTCTCCGTCATGGAAGGAAAG ACACCACGGGTGATTGAGAATGCTGAAGGTGCGAGGACAACACCCTCCATTGTTGCCACAAACAGCAAAGGCGAGATCTTGATCGGCATCACTGCCAGTCGACAGGCAGTGACAAATGCCGAGAACACAGTTCGTGGGTCCAAGCGCCTGATTGGTAGAGCTTTTGATGACCCCCAAACACAGAAGGAAATGAATATGGTGCCTTACAAGATTGTCAGGGGAACAAATGGTGATGCCTGGGTGGAGATGGCTGGGAAGTCATACTCCCCAAGCCAGATTGGTGCCTTTGTTCTTACCAAGATGAAGGAAACTGCAGAGGCTTACCTTGGCAAGTCAGTCTCCAAGGCTGTTATTACAGTCCCAgcttatttcaatgatgctcagcgTCAGGCCACCAAGGATGCTGGTAGGATTGCTGGGTTGGAGGTGATGAGGATTATCAATGAGCCCACTGCCGCAGCTCTGTCGTATGGAATGAACAACAAGGAGGGCCTGATTGCTGTATTTGACTTGGGTGGTGGCACATTTGATGTATCAATCCTTGAGATTTCTAATGGTGTTTTTGAG GTCAAGGCAACCAATGGAGATACTTTCCTTGGCGGTGAGGACTTCGATGCTACATTGCTCAACTACCTGGTTAGTGAATATAAGAACTCTGACAACATTGATCTGAGCAAGGACAAGTTGGCCCTGCAAAGGCTCAGGGAAGCTGCTGAGAAGGCGAAGGTTGAGCTTTCCTCGACTCCACAGACTGAAATCAATCTCCCCTTCATCACAGCAGATGCCTCTGGTGCGAAGCATTTCAACATTACCTTGACCAGATCAAAGTTTGAGTCTCTTGTGGGCAACCTCATTGAGAGAACTCGCATCCCATGCACAAACTGCCTCAAGGATGCTGGTGTTTCTGCAAAGGAGATTGATGAGGTTCTACTGGTTGGTGGTATGACAAGGGTGCCAAAGGTCCAGGATATTGTTTCCCAGATATTCGGCAAGTCCCCAAGCAAGGGTGTCAATCCTGATGAGGCTGTTGCCATGGGAGCTGCCATTCAGGGTGGTATCTTGAGGGGTGATGTGAAGGAGCTCTTGCTGCTGGATGTCACGCCCCTTTCCCTTGGTATTGAGACTCTTGGAGGCATCTTCACAAGGCTAATCAACAGGAACACAACAATTCCAACCAAGAAGAGCCAGACCTTCTCCACTGCTGCAGATAACCAGACGCAGGTTGGAATCAAGGTGCTTCAGGGTGAGAGGGAGATGGCTACAGATAACAAGCTTCTTGGTGAATTCCAGCTTGAAGGCATTCCACCAGCCCCAAGGGGTATGCCACAGATTGAGGTCACTTTTGACATTGATGCCAATGGAATTGTCAAGGTGTCAGCAAAGGACAAGTCCACCGGCAAAGAGCAAGATATCACCATCAAATCGTCAGGTGGCTTGTCTGACAGTGACATCGAGAAGATGGTCAAGGAGGCCGAGCTGAATTCTCAGCGGGATCAGGAAAGGAAGTCGTTGATTGACCTCAGGAACTCTGCAGATACCACCATCTACAGCATCGAGAAGAGCGTCAGCGAGTACAAAGACAAGGTCCCTGCTGAAGTTGTCACGGAGATCCAGTCTGCTGTCTCTGATCTGAGAGCAGCAATGGCTGGCGATGATTTGGACGCCATCAAGCAGAAGCTGGAGGCGGCGAACAAGGCAGTCTCAAAGATTGGACAGCACATGCAGGGTGGTGGCGGGGCTGCCGGTGGTGACAGCGGCAGCAGTGGTGGTGGCGACCAGACTCCAGAAGCTGAATACCAGGACCCCAAGGAGGCCAAGATGTAG